Within Candidatus Methylomirabilota bacterium, the genomic segment CGCAGCCGCTTGCACAGATAGCGCGTCCGGCCGCGGCCGCCCGACGGCAGCGCTCCCAGGAAGACCGCGGCGGGCCGCTGCTCGGAGATCAGCGCGATGATCTCCGAGCCCAGCAGGTGCGGGGAGGCGATCTCGAGGCTCCAGCGCGACGGGTCGACCAGGTGCTCGAGCATCGCGAGGCCCAGCCGGTCCGCCTCGTCCCGGACGGGAATTCCCACGACACGGACCTGGCGCGGCGGGGCTTCCGTCTCGGGGGGCGTCTCGGCCGCCTCCGCATCAGGTCGCGCCCGGGCGCCGAGGGCGTCCACGATCTCGCGCGTGTCTCGCCAGATGGATTGCTCGCCCTCCTCGGACAGCGTGTCCGCCGCGCGGTCGTGGCGGGCATGGCGCAGGGCGGGCAGGATGACCTCGCCGAAGACCGCCTCGAGGGAATGCTCGCGCGCGCGCTCGGTGACGATGCGCTCGGCCTCGGGCCGGTCCTGCGCGAGCAGCCGCTGGTAATAGGCGGCCGCGGGGGCGATCGGCGGCTCGTCCGACATCAGGACGCCGATGAACTCGAGGCCGGGAACGTGCTTGGCGAGCACGACGAGGCACACGGTGAGCGGCGTGGCCAGCACCAGCCCGATCGGGCCCCACAGCCACGCCCAGAAGGCCACCGAGCAGAGCAGGGCCACCTGCGAGACGCCCGCGCTCTGGCCGTAGAGCAGGGGCTCCAGCACGAAGCTGGCCGCCACCTCCAGCACCACGAAGAGCCCGGCGACCAGCAGCGGCTGGTACCAGCG encodes:
- a CDS encoding AI-2E family transporter yields the protein RWYQPLLVAGLFVVLEVAASFVLEPLLYGQSAGVSQVALLCSVAFWAWLWGPIGLVLATPLTVCLVVLAKHVPGLEFIGVLMSDEPPIAPAAAYYQRLLAQDRPEAERIVTERAREHSLEAVFGEVILPALRHARHDRAADTLSEEGEQSIWRDTREIVDALGARARPDAEAAETPPETEAPPRQVRVVGIPVRDEADRLGLAMLEHLVDPSRWSLEIASPHLLGSEIIALISEQRPAAVFLGALPSGGRGRTRYLCKRLRARFPDLRILVGRWGLRHNAVLTRRQLEGAGADLISTSLLESRQHLQQVYGLEPPTLRSPAEIDAAAGAPATA